From a region of the bacterium genome:
- a CDS encoding hydrogenase iron-sulfur subunit, translating into MNDNQAFEPLILTFCCNWCSYAGADLAGISRLQYPPNNRIIRVMCSGMIHPNLVIDALTKGADGVLICGCHIGDCHYLEGNLKAQSRAEAIQLMLDDFGIEQERFRLEWVSAAEGQRFAQVMTEFTETIKKLGPSPFSRN; encoded by the coding sequence ATGAATGATAACCAAGCATTCGAACCATTAATACTGACTTTTTGTTGCAACTGGTGTTCTTATGCCGGGGCAGACCTGGCAGGGATATCAAGATTACAGTATCCCCCTAATAACCGTATTATTCGGGTGATGTGTTCTGGAATGATTCACCCTAATTTAGTCATCGATGCCTTAACTAAGGGTGCGGATGGTGTCCTTATCTGTGGCTGTCATATTGGTGATTGCCATTATCTTGAAGGAAATCTTAAAGCCCAAAGCAGGGCAGAGGCTATCCAGTTAATGCTGGATGACTTTGGAATTGAACAGGAGAGATTTAGGTTAGAATGGGTCTCTGCGGCTGAAGGACAAAGATTTGCTCAGGTGATGACAGAATTTACTGAGACGATAAAAAAATTAGGACCAAGCCCATTTTCGAGGAATTAA
- a CDS encoding DUF3800 domain-containing protein: MLVFVDESGDTGFKIDTGSSKYFVVSLVVFEDEDEGCACDNRISLLRRELGYSEFFEFHFQNNSKRIRTNFLQAVAPYNFFYFGIVLNKNPNRLYGEGFKVKESLYKYTCGLVFENAKPYLKEAIVIIDKSGSSLFRYQLANYLKKKINTKEIGVIKKVKMESSKSNNLLQLADYVAGVINRKVQRKQDAVFYHKFIATKEMYVQVWPK; the protein is encoded by the coding sequence ATGTTGGTTTTTGTTGATGAGTCTGGAGATACAGGATTCAAAATAGATACTGGCTCAAGTAAATATTTTGTTGTCTCTTTGGTTGTATTTGAGGATGAAGATGAGGGTTGTGCTTGCGATAACAGAATTTCGCTTTTGAGGAGAGAATTAGGATATTCAGAATTTTTTGAATTTCACTTTCAAAATAACTCAAAACGAATACGAACAAATTTTCTCCAGGCAGTAGCACCGTATAATTTCTTTTATTTTGGTATTGTGTTGAATAAAAACCCAAACAGATTATATGGAGAAGGATTTAAGGTTAAAGAGTCTCTTTACAAATACACCTGTGGACTGGTATTTGAAAATGCCAAACCATACCTGAAGGAAGCGATTGTTATTATTGATAAAAGTGGTTCATCCCTATTTCGTTATCAATTGGCTAATTATTTAAAGAAAAAGATAAATACTAAAGAAATAGGTGTGATTAAAAAGGTAAAAATGGAATCATCAAAAAGTAACAATCTATTACAATTGGCTGATTATGTAGCAGGGGTAATAAATAGAAAGGTTCAAAGGAAACAAGACGCTGTCTTTTATCATAAGTTTATAGCTACAAAGGAGATGTATGTTCAAGTGTGGCCAAAATAA